A single genomic interval of Monodelphis domestica isolate mMonDom1 chromosome X, mMonDom1.pri, whole genome shotgun sequence harbors:
- the LOC100012206 gene encoding transcription elongation factor A protein 1-like, with the protein MTLELLQSTRIGMSVNAIRKQSTDEEVTSLAKSLIKSWKKLLDGPSTDKDSDEKKKEPAISSQNSPEAKEESSSSSNASNRKEETDASDSFIPSFPRAPSTSDSVRMKCREMLAAALRTGDDYIAIGADEEELGSQIEEAIYQELRNTDMKYKNRVRSRIANLKDAKNPNLRKNVLCGNIPPDLFARMTAEEMASDELKEIRKNLTKEAIREHQMAKTGGTQTDLFTCGKCKKKNCTYTQVQTRSADEPMTTFVVCNECGNRWKFC; encoded by the coding sequence ATGACCCTGGAATTATTGCAGTCCACAAGAATTGGAATGTCAGTAAATGCAATACGCAAGCAGAGCACAGATGAAGAGGTTACATCCTTAGCGAAGTCCCTCATCAAATCCTGGAAAAAGTTGCTAGATGGACCATCCACTGATAAAGattctgatgaaaagaaaaaagaacctgcTATCTCCTCCCAAAATAGCCctgaagcaaaagaagaaagtagcTCCAGTAGCAATGCAAGcaacagaaaggaagaaacagatgCTTCTGATTCCTTCATTCCATCTTTTCCCCGGGCACCAAGCACTTCAGATTCAGTTCGAATGAAGTGCCGAGAGATGCTTGCTGCAGCCCTCAGAACAGGAGATGACTACATTGCTATTGGGGCTGATGAAGAAGAACTGGGATCTCAAATTGAAGAAGCTATATATCAGGAGTTACGGAACACggacatgaaatataaaaatagggTACGAAGTAGAATAGCAAATCTCAAGGATGCAAAGAATCcaaatttaaggaaaaatgtACTGTGTGGGAACATACCTCCAGATTTATTTGCTAGAATGACAGCAGAGGAAATGGCTAGTGATGAACTTAAAGAGATTCGCAAAAACCTGACCAaagaagcaattagagaacatCAAATGGCCAAGACAGGCGGGACCCAAACTGACCTATTTACATGTGGCAAATGTAAAAAGAAGAATTGTACCTATACACAGGTTCAAACTCGCAGTGCTGATGAACCTATGACAACATTTGTTGTTtgcaatgaatgtggaaataGATGGAAGTTTTGTTAG